A single region of the Saprospiraceae bacterium genome encodes:
- a CDS encoding S41 family peptidase, with translation MLIKQPTLKHLLLSLFLLAGLTGLYGQATTYTRKEIVEDIAYIQNKLVKYHPNLYTYADPTAVAAFFADLTASIPDTVSANMAYRLISAISLIVKDGHTYILASQKHMEQFYSSQSVFPFQVFQQEKALYLARNFSDNDGVPDGVKVKSINGETAADLISLIQNSLSRDGNNTNYPKWVFNSFFPAYYGFLYGFPEVFEIAFEDDRGNIQLVQIAGLPNSRISINRKRKYPSYADQLGGRDQGLQLHIDSSSNVATLRIKSFDRALLKKEYQQAFVPTIKQYFRTIQEKGISNLIVDLRGNQGGELTNGKFLLKHLMTEPFQMVEGYSKVNQSNIQSPSSRNKTVNGPTMGRFRPLKHHFKGQVFTFIDGGSFSCSAIVANVLKKQQRGILMGEETGGNAFTLAGGPNKHLSCPNTKIQVTLPTLQYLLQSSTGVEKTGVLPDVNLNMRITDIINGIDPLQEYVLKTIH, from the coding sequence ATGCTAATAAAACAACCAACGCTTAAACATTTATTGCTCTCGCTCTTTCTCCTTGCTGGCCTTACCGGTCTTTATGGCCAAGCGACTACCTACACCAGAAAAGAAATAGTGGAAGACATTGCCTATATCCAAAACAAGTTGGTAAAATACCACCCCAATTTGTATACGTATGCTGATCCGACAGCCGTTGCTGCTTTTTTTGCTGATTTAACTGCATCGATTCCCGACACAGTATCCGCTAATATGGCATACCGTTTAATTTCTGCTATTTCGTTGATTGTAAAAGATGGGCATACTTATATTCTGGCCAGCCAAAAGCACATGGAACAATTCTATTCCAGTCAAAGTGTTTTTCCGTTTCAAGTTTTTCAGCAGGAAAAAGCCCTCTATTTAGCAAGAAATTTTTCGGACAACGATGGGGTTCCAGATGGCGTAAAGGTCAAAAGCATTAATGGTGAAACGGCTGCTGACCTTATCAGTTTGATCCAAAACAGCTTGTCGAGGGATGGAAATAACACCAACTATCCCAAGTGGGTATTTAACAGTTTTTTCCCTGCTTATTATGGCTTTTTATATGGCTTTCCGGAGGTATTTGAAATTGCTTTTGAAGATGATAGGGGGAATATACAGCTAGTGCAAATAGCCGGTTTGCCGAATTCGCGCATCAGCATTAATCGAAAACGCAAATACCCGAGCTATGCTGATCAGCTTGGAGGAAGAGATCAAGGATTGCAACTACATATAGATTCGTCATCAAATGTGGCAACCCTCAGGATTAAATCGTTTGATCGGGCGCTATTAAAAAAAGAATACCAACAAGCGTTTGTACCGACCATCAAACAATATTTCAGGACGATTCAAGAAAAAGGCATTTCCAATCTGATCGTCGACTTGAGAGGGAACCAGGGCGGGGAATTAACAAATGGCAAATTTTTATTAAAACACTTGATGACCGAACCCTTTCAAATGGTTGAGGGCTATTCGAAGGTGAACCAAAGTAATATCCAAAGTCCTTCAAGTAGAAACAAAACAGTGAATGGACCAACAATGGGGCGTTTCCGTCCCTTGAAGCACCATTTCAAAGGGCAGGTGTTTACGTTCATTGACGGTGGCAGCTTTTCTTGCTCAGCTATTGTTGCTAATGTTTTAAAAAAACAACAAAGGGGTATTTTGATGGGAGAAGAAACAGGCGGGAATGCATTTACCCTGGCAGGCGGTCCAAATAAGCATTTGAGCTGTCCTAATACAAAGATACAAGTTACCCTGCCTACTTTGCAGTACCTACTTCAGTCATCAACAGGGGTAGAAAAGACGGGGGTTCTTCCCGATGTCAATCTAAACATGCGCATCACGGATATAATCAATGGCATTGATCCATTGCAGGAATATGTGCTGAAAACTATTCATTAA
- a CDS encoding peptidase S10, with protein sequence MIPNNLYFSIADVYPMQLSSPSEIFSAKVIASKKQAHRPLPSIPALLVLCLACFPLFLAGQSDSKDKAKPKPIPPLKAFVTQHQGTFGGQVVKYTATAEEIHLTDKEGEINAALWSVAYTQDGVTDYSKRPVTFVFNGGPGSASVWLHMGLFGPKLVQVDSDAKTDDGAAPYPLIDNPYGLLDLTDIVFIDPVGTGFSQVVGEGKTEDFWGLNEDASSIAQFIRLWVGKHKRWNAPKYIAGESFGTTRAAGVAYELTQGGQNMALNGLIMISQALDYTGSTPVHDNLIAFVTYLPTMAATAWYHKKAGEGMALEAFVQQARDFALDEYAPALFRGSKLTPEKKQYIAQRLSSFIGLDQSYILQSDLRVLVPRFLKELLRDKGRVLGNLDSRYLGDEADVMAERPTLGDAASYAISSAYTAALNHYFATDLKVEMDRPYLTSNGSLYPKWNWRPVPKEAGWEPSYVNVSRKLSDVLRQNKDLKVMVANGYYDLVTPFFDAEYTFARHGILQDRIAMKYYEAGHMMYTHQPDLMQLAADIRAFLKP encoded by the coding sequence ATGATTCCCAACAACCTGTATTTTTCCATTGCTGATGTTTATCCAATGCAGTTGTCCTCCCCATCGGAGATATTTTCAGCAAAAGTCATCGCTAGCAAAAAACAGGCGCATCGACCATTGCCATCCATACCGGCTTTGTTGGTGTTATGCCTAGCTTGCTTCCCGCTTTTCCTCGCTGGCCAATCCGACAGCAAAGATAAAGCCAAGCCCAAGCCTATTCCGCCACTTAAAGCCTTTGTCACCCAGCACCAGGGGACCTTCGGCGGCCAGGTCGTCAAATATACAGCAACGGCGGAAGAAATTCACCTGACGGATAAGGAAGGAGAGATCAATGCCGCGCTTTGGTCGGTGGCCTATACCCAGGATGGTGTAACAGACTATTCGAAACGCCCAGTAACCTTCGTTTTTAATGGCGGGCCGGGCTCGGCCTCCGTCTGGCTGCACATGGGCTTGTTTGGCCCCAAGCTCGTACAGGTGGATAGTGACGCGAAAACAGATGACGGCGCGGCACCTTACCCCCTGATCGACAACCCTTATGGTTTATTGGATTTGACAGATATCGTATTCATCGATCCGGTGGGAACGGGCTTTAGTCAAGTCGTAGGAGAGGGCAAGACCGAAGATTTTTGGGGACTAAACGAAGATGCTAGTTCGATCGCTCAATTTATTCGACTATGGGTAGGAAAGCATAAACGATGGAATGCGCCCAAATACATCGCCGGTGAAAGCTTCGGCACCACCCGCGCCGCCGGTGTCGCCTACGAATTGACCCAAGGCGGCCAAAACATGGCCCTCAACGGCCTCATCATGATCTCTCAGGCCTTGGACTATACGGGGTCTACTCCGGTCCACGATAACCTGATCGCCTTTGTAACCTATCTGCCCACAATGGCCGCCACTGCCTGGTACCACAAGAAAGCAGGAGAGGGGATGGCCTTGGAAGCATTTGTCCAACAAGCCCGTGATTTTGCCTTGGATGAATATGCACCCGCCCTTTTTCGGGGAAGCAAATTGACCCCAGAAAAAAAACAATACATCGCCCAACGCTTATCCTCTTTTATCGGCCTGGACCAAAGCTATATCCTGCAATCCGATTTGCGGGTTTTAGTACCGCGATTCCTAAAAGAATTATTGAGGGACAAAGGCCGCGTTCTAGGTAACCTCGATAGCCGATACCTGGGCGATGAGGCAGATGTGATGGCCGAAAGACCTACGCTCGGCGATGCAGCCAGCTACGCCATCTCCAGCGCCTACACCGCCGCCCTCAACCATTATTTCGCCACGGACCTCAAGGTTGAAATGGACCGCCCTTACCTCACCTCCAATGGCAGCCTTTACCCTAAATGGAATTGGCGCCCTGTGCCAAAAGAGGCGGGCTGGGAGCCCTCCTATGTCAATGTTTCGAGAAAACTAAGCGATGTCCTCCGGCAAAATAAAGACCTTAAGGTGATGGTCGCCAATGGCTATTACGACCTGGTCACACCCTTTTTTGATGCAGAATACACCTTCGCACGTCACGGCATTTTACAGGATAGAATAGCGATGAAGTACTATGAAGCAGGCCATATGATGTATACCCATCAACCCGATTTGATGCAACTGGCGGCAGATATCCGGGCCTTTTTGAAGCCTTAG
- a CDS encoding nucleotidyltransferase domain-containing protein, which yields MEVLETTKIPALVKNEVKSLDAGAEVILFGSRARGDWRKDSDWDFLILLDGEISEPLKRDIRDRLYEVELETEEVISTIIENKKDWLRYEITPLYKNIEKEGKEV from the coding sequence ATGGAAGTATTAGAAACTACAAAAATACCAGCATTAGTTAAGAATGAGGTAAAAAGCCTTGATGCTGGAGCTGAAGTTATTTTATTTGGATCAAGAGCACGGGGGGATTGGAGAAAAGATTCGGATTGGGATTTTTTAATTTTATTGGACGGAGAAATTTCAGAACCCCTGAAACGAGATATAAGAGATAGATTATATGAAGTTGAACTTGAAACGGAAGAAGTAATAAGTACCATAATTGAAAACAAAAAAGATTGGTTAAGATATGAAATAACGCCGCTCTATAAAAACATCGAAAAAGAAGGGAAAGAAGTATGA